The Arachis ipaensis cultivar K30076 chromosome B07, Araip1.1, whole genome shotgun sequence genome includes a window with the following:
- the LOC107606659 gene encoding protein FAR1-RELATED SEQUENCE 5-like produces the protein MDQAISEEASYDTAYDDSDQYNSCDVNVPSLSEDDTQHVDKGKESVNVIQVEDDAMTVNPELPDHTGIPIDEIPYVGLRFVSLQRAQEFYSNYAKKVDFVTRIRNTNFDKTRKDSKIPINQSLHCSREGYRESRVKAATRVKRITTARCKARMYVMLDRQKDNWMVSKLELKHTHPCSAKQAVHYTE, from the exons ATGGACCAAGCAATTTCTGAAGAAGCATCGTATGACACTGCATATGATGATAGTGATCAGTATAATTCTTGCGACGTTAATGTTCCATCGCTTAGTGAAGATGACACACAACATGTGGACAAG gGGAAAGAATCTGTAAACGTTATTCAAGTAGAGGATGATGCAATGACAGTGAATCCTGAG TTACCCGATCACACTGGAATTCCAATAGATGAAATTCCGTACGTAGGATTGAGATTTGTTTCCTTGCAGCGGGCACAAGAGTTTTATTCTAATTATGCAAAGAAAGTTGACTTCGTGACTAGGATTAGGAATACCAACTTTGATAAGACCAGGAAGGATTCAAAGATACCCATTAACCAATCATTACACTGTAGTCGTGAAGGTTATCGGGAGTCTCGAGTGAAGGCAGCAACTCGGGTAAAGAGAATAACAACAGCCAGATGCAAAGCAAGGATGTACGTGATGCTTGATAGGCAGAAGGATAATTGGATGGTCTCCAAACTAGAACTGAAGCACACCCACCCGTGTTCTGCCAAACAAGCTGTGCATTACACTGAGTAA